From Methanocella paludicola SANAE, a single genomic window includes:
- a CDS encoding methanogenesis marker 2 protein — MKLEILAGALRDYLGTTRKHTIKNIVGIFDEKGTNPSFGEDAAIIDNGEYALLLAADGIWDKLMRVDPEWSGYCSVLVNVHDIAAMGGRPLGMVDVFSSNSDEITQRVLKGMKAGIDKFGVPIVGGHVHPDTPYAALDVAILGIAKKDTVIYSSTAKPGDDVVLAIDMDGRVHPSCDLNWDTTFLKDASIVRQQVGSMVELAERKMLTAGKDVSNPGIIGTLGMLLEVSGVGADVDMSAMPKPESLEWEHWLKMYPGMGFIVTCKPENTEQVLDIYRNHKLNATKVGKIVSAPRLDLVKGKERATVFDFTKHEITGLGPARGRWCNNH; from the coding sequence TTGAAACTCGAGATACTTGCAGGGGCGCTTCGCGATTATCTGGGAACTACCCGCAAGCACACCATTAAAAACATCGTTGGCATCTTCGACGAGAAGGGCACGAACCCCTCGTTCGGCGAGGACGCCGCCATCATCGATAACGGCGAGTACGCTTTACTATTAGCGGCCGACGGCATCTGGGACAAGCTCATGAGGGTCGACCCCGAGTGGTCCGGGTACTGCTCGGTGCTCGTCAACGTCCATGACATCGCCGCCATGGGCGGCAGGCCCCTGGGCATGGTGGACGTATTTTCCTCTAACTCCGACGAGATCACGCAGCGAGTCTTAAAGGGGATGAAGGCCGGCATCGATAAGTTCGGCGTGCCCATCGTGGGCGGCCACGTGCACCCCGACACTCCTTATGCGGCCCTCGACGTGGCCATCCTGGGCATCGCGAAAAAGGATACGGTCATTTACAGCAGCACGGCGAAGCCGGGCGACGACGTAGTCCTGGCCATCGACATGGACGGCCGGGTCCACCCCTCCTGTGACCTCAACTGGGACACGACGTTCCTGAAGGACGCCTCCATCGTAAGGCAGCAGGTCGGTTCCATGGTGGAGCTTGCCGAAAGGAAGATGCTCACGGCTGGCAAGGACGTCAGCAACCCCGGCATCATCGGGACGCTGGGCATGCTCCTCGAAGTCTCTGGCGTGGGCGCCGACGTGGACATGAGCGCCATGCCGAAGCCTGAGAGCCTCGAATGGGAGCACTGGCTCAAGATGTACCCGGGCATGGGCTTTATCGTGACCTGCAAGCCTGAGAACACGGAGCAAGTCCTTGACATTTACCGGAACCACAAGCTTAATGCTACAAAGGTCGGTAAGATAGTCTCCGCCCCCCGCCTCGACCTCGTCAAAGGCAAGGAGAGGGCCACGGTGTTCGACTTCACGAAGCACGAGATCACCGGGCTCGGGCCTG